A single region of the Pectinophora gossypiella chromosome 2, ilPecGoss1.1, whole genome shotgun sequence genome encodes:
- the LOC126371861 gene encoding protein bunched, class 2/F/G isoform-like isoform X2, with the protein MADNLIQKSHKTSEKNKYNNVVHRTTSESLRLNESDKGVTHPMSLQAAHNPRKISSFQITSVSETGRDGSRVSTDAGEDSADDLDESHTDDISRVTDIENETPSYSEDTFSKDEVFYNASSASLGCAPVIPTSSQYGLAIVGQDTAANQIGGAVPNSNNSEVTDMHVSVTNAGTGSIINLIGNAKPQEGMKEIQEHVRNERFKVVKIESTEPFRRGRWMCMDYLDHTTSQPNAPITLNNNLDVTETNMLQAPDSGVVINDSQHDDMCNDLTNKGPKDMQGNAPTVQQLDQALQKQFPMASPGQSLTQPLNVVQQQMPVTQSVSVQSPPLEMPQQMPNQNMQPNQQVAQSMTHITMQNTQQNHPQAQQQQQVQQIPQSFPQHQLQQVIAQTQGIAMQQIPMHQQMPQQMQQMPNQQMQQISQHMPQAQMPNMQQMQQQMPQMQGMPNQGQMPQVANQQPQMQQMQMQQMQGQPNPQQLHQMQQQAQIPNMGHLQGQQQMAQQAQLQHLPSQAQIQALQNQQLQPNHMQQMQMPTQMTPNQQMTQMQPQMHQLPSQPQQSVVPGMHPQMQPQGMPGVQPQYNQAVNQQSTAQPMISSSIPSSQQGMVQPQHSVQYHTQQSQLSQQGQTMPQEVLSSIVTSQQGATLPTNLQPMVSQPQGSTLPANLQSLSQQAPTVHSMAPQQGSVPQGNMQMMSAPQNMQMTLDGNQPSMQIPASDQIYMQQANVGQQLPVGQHMAQQNMMPQQVAGQGQIQYVPNQAVPQVSMAHQSMPMSMPVGMGGGVHANVVQSQTSMGLGYGGVVPVMSQSSVAPEATVSGTNSPVVSLPVSSTAYVGGTGQPGHESQGFGSPVSGVVSHAISGSAVSNVNVNACDGAVEVPADSLQAGDTGDGKEEPQSAAPPEDESASGTSAVAIDNKIEQAMDLVKSHLMFAVREEVEVLKERIAELMERINQLEVENTYLRAHASQDTLAQLPAAGAKPPPAPQGPQPPVS; encoded by the coding sequence ATGGCTGACAATCTGATTCAAAAGTCACATAAAACTAGTGAGAAAAACAAGTATAACAACGTCGTTCACCGTACAACAAGTGAATCTCTTCGACTAAACGAGTCGGACAAGGGAGTGACTCACCCGATGAGTCTCCAGGCCGCCCATAACCCAAGGAAAATATCTTCGTTTCAGATCACCAGTGTCAGTGAGACGGGACGGGACGGCTCTCGGGTGAGCACTGATGCAGGCGAAGACTCCGCCGACGATCTAGACGAATCTCACACCGACGACATCTCGAGGGTGACCGATATAGAGAATGAGACACCTAGTTACTCTGAAGACACGTTTTCGAAAGACGAAGTGTTTTACAACGCCTCGAGTGCATCGCTAGGCTGTGCGCCCGTTATCCCAACCAGCTCGCAGTACGGGCTCGCAATCGTCGGCCAGGACACCGCCGCCAATCAGATAGGAGGAGCAGTGCCAAATAGTAATAATTCGGAAGTGACTGACATGCATGTCAGTGTTACGAACGCCGGAACGGGTAGCATTATCAATCTTATAGGAAATGCTAAACCGCAGGAAGGGATGAAAGAAATTCAAGAACATGTTAGGAATGAACGATTTAAAGTTGTGAAAATAGAAAGTACGGAACCATTTCGCAGAGGTCGATGGATGTGTATGGACTATCTTGACCATACTACGAGTCAACCGAATGCTCCTATTACGTTAAATAACAACTTGGATGTGACAGAAACCAACATGTTGCAAGCTCCGGACAGTGGTGTAGTGATCAATGATAGTCAACATGATGATATGTGTAATGATCTGACAAATAAAGGGCCTAAAGACATGCAAGGAAATGCCCCTACTGTTCAGCAGTTGGATCAGGCATTACAGAAACAGTTTCCTATGGCTTCCCCCGGACAATCGCTGACCCAACCATTAAATGTAGTGCAACAACAAATGCCGGTTACTCAGTCAGTGTCTGTTCAGTCGCCGCCTTTAGAGATGCCTCAACAGATGCCAAATCAAAATATGCAGCCCAATCAGCAGGTCGCTCAGAGTATGACACACATCACAATGCAAAATACACAACAAAACCACCCGCAAGCCCAGCAACAGCAGCAAGTGCAACaaatacctcaaagttttccccAACATCAGTTGCAGCAAGTGATTGCTCAGACACAGGGGATTGCTATGCAGCAGATACCTATGCATCAGCAAATGCCACAACAAATGCAGCAAATGCCTAACCAGCAGATGCAGCAAATTAGCCAACATATGCCACAGGCTCAAATGCCCAATATGCAACAAATGCAGCAGCAGATGCCGCAAATGCAGGGCATGCCGAATCAGGGGCAGATGCCTCAAGTGGCTAATCAACAACCCCAGATGCAACAAATGCAAATGCAGCAGATGCAGGGGCAGCCAAATCCGCAGCAGTTACATCAAATGCAGCAGCAGGCTCAGATTCCTAATATGGGACATCTTCAGGGCCAGCAACAGATGGCACAGCAAGCCCAGCTACAACATTTGCCTAGTCAGGCCCAGATTCAGGCCTTACAGAATCAACAACTACAACCTAATCACATGCAACAAATGCAGATGCCGACACAGATGACACCTAATCAGCAAATGACACAGATGCAACCGCAAATGCATCAGCTACCGTCACAGCCACAGCAGTCTGTTGTTCCCGGCATGCATCCTCAGATGCAGCCACAAGGAATGCCCGGTGTACAGCCACAATACAACCAAGCTGTCAACCAACAATCTACAGCTCAACCAATGATCAGCAGTAGTATTCCATCGTCACAGCAGGGTATGGTCCAACCACAGCATAGCGTGCAGTACCATACACAACAATCACAGTTGAGCCAGCAGGGCCAGACTATGCCACAGGAGGTGCTCTCAAGTATTGTTACATCACAGCAGGGTGCGACTCTACCAACAAATCTTCAGCCGATGGTTAGTCAACCACAAGGGTCAACATTGCCAGCGAATCTCCAGAGCCTGAGCCAGCAAGCACCCACCGTGCACTCTATGGCTCCCCAGCAAGGCAGCGTGCCACAGGGGAACATGCAGATGATGTCTGCTCCTCAAAATATGCAGATGACTCTAGACGGGAATCAGCCTAGTATGCAGATACCCGCCTCAGATCAGATATACATGCAGCAAGCGAATGTGGGGCAGCAGTTGCCGGTGGGGCAACACATGGCTCAGCAGAATATGATGCCGCAGCAAGTGGCCGGCCAGGGGCAGATTCAGTATGTGCCGAATCAGGCAGTGCCGCAGGTGTCGATGGCGCACCAGAGCATGCCAATGTCGATGCCAGTGGGGATGGGCGGTGGGGTGCACGCGAACGTGGTGCAGTCACAGACGAGCATGGGGCTGGGATACGGCGGGGTGGTGCCGGTGATGTCGCAGAGCAGCGTGGCTCCTGAAGCGACGGTGTCGGGGACTAACTCTCCGGTGGTGTCGTTGCCAGTCAGTTCGACGGCGTACGTGGGCGGCACGGGCCAGCCCGGCCACGAGAGCCAAGGCTTCGGCAGCCCGGTCAGTGGTGTGGTGTCTCATGCGATCAGTGGCTCAGCAGTGAGCAATGTGAATGTGAATGCGTGTGACGGTGCGGTGGAGGTGCCCGCCGACAGCCTGCAGGCTGGCGACACCGGCGACGGCAAGGAGGAGCCGCAGTCGGCCGCACCCCCAGAGGATGAGAG